One genomic window of Salvia miltiorrhiza cultivar Shanhuang (shh) chromosome 4, IMPLAD_Smil_shh, whole genome shotgun sequence includes the following:
- the LOC131021937 gene encoding uncharacterized protein LOC131021937 — protein sequence MALNNFIDKRKARKSETMIVDESGLAKSAAWAWYERGSGSDGRPIKEVDVWMSKPEPKPSRYKLEALRNLQRDQHINSSKNSLLDNYEIERISKQLDRYIEASHVNYNAGDQPTAAAANFVKRRMLKGFWSRRVPACGSSRSDVVENRIFECRQKLPEKVRLRANPCLIQVAELR from the coding sequence ATGGCATTGAATAATTTCATTGATAAAAGAAAAGCCCGAAAATCCGAAACGATGATCGTCGACGAATCGGGTTTAGCTAAGTCAGCTGCATGGGCATGGTACGAACGCGGATCCGGGTCGGACGGGCGACCCATAAAGGAAGTTGATGTTTGGATGTCTAAACCGGAGCCTAAACCATCAAGGTACAAGCTCGAAGCATTGAGAAATTTACAGAGAGATCAACATATCAATTCTTCTAAGAATTCTCTTCTTGATAATTACGAGATAGAGAGGATTTCCAAGCAGCTAGATCGTTATATAGAAGCTAGCCATGTTAACTACAACGCCGGCGATCAgcccaccgccgccgccgcgaaTTTCGTAAAGAGGAGGATGTTAAAAGGGTTCTGGTCGAGACGTGTTCCGGCGTGTGGCTCATCGAGAAGCGATGTGGTCGAGAATCGGATATTCGAGTGTCGGCAGAAGCTGCCGGAGAAGGTCCGGCTTCGCGCCAATCCGTGCTTGATCCAAGTGGCGGAGCTGAGGTAG